Proteins co-encoded in one Prunus persica cultivar Lovell chromosome G6, Prunus_persica_NCBIv2, whole genome shotgun sequence genomic window:
- the LOC18773564 gene encoding uncharacterized protein At4g26450 isoform X2 — translation MHARHRNPGNGYRSNSMGMGMGMAPNSRISPETSLRGHSFYSSEHRNFNRGFGRPKSFQPPPAPPPPPPAPPRKGDIFMEAGRLAAEYLVSQGLLPPNALSAKWQNTSLKKQVGEFQEADHLQIASEGRTSALARLGNSVSDGGSRRGRFGVDEFSSNTRNHFKGKRRNGAGSYRGGYGSDWGRDYGRSGSFSDRHSRASSDREGDEGSVSGHHEEQKLSKDAGNNALQQNSSPSELRPKSEDAVDSESKLNKGQYPDDDMSSKPSSSGPWKDGPNETDEVGEEPAKVSDKEMKDQDCANNEETEKQGVSENLLMQLGAAEAEGEGDSSGKNGTDLLTLCKFAKVPTRIRSSLTHRGPKVDDPLPNTQEGTTSDAGVEHKERQALVKNGSVDVSLGTTLLDKTHYDNCLNPETSKAQSSHSAENLVESGPEYGSIEQDRYARSQSLPGRAFVNVQESTQGPVGLRSSSFVVKERGEKRVLEEHDQLEEAKKPRQWLPYMVTEADDCFGLSNLSEKKVNSLEENGSGEKLIIAVDQESSVMNESQSQKDGGEACIEFVPEKKPFQNSFKICDLNLMQVCDAHENRDTDPIIDYRANSGMKKKVAPVDVDLSMNNSNVSGENSRHTVDVKEIEVIDLENDSIQENKAFNDAERKPQTEFTPLEGFPNHAQNTSDIPDVQDGYGLMISELLGNDFPNCSSVPEDLNSMHNEIGLHNGEETLADDDAIYMALGEIPLSMPHF, via the exons ATGCATGCCCGGCATCGCAATCCTGGAAATGGGTACAGGTCCAATTCCATGGGTATGGGGATGGGCATGGCTCCCAATTCTCGGATCTCCCCAGAGACTTCTCTGAGGGGCCATAGCTTTTACAGCTCCGAACACCGAAACTTCAATCGCGGTTTTGGCCGCCCCAAATCTTTCCAGCCACCTCCAGCTCCGCCGCCTCCGCCTCCAGCTCCGCCCCGCAAAGGCGACATCTTTATGGAAGCGGGGCGCCTTGCCGCTGAGTATTTGGTATCTCAGGGGCTGCTGCCTCCGAATGCCCTCTCCGCCAAATGGCAGAACACTAGTTTAAAGAAGCAAGTGGGGGAGTTTCAGGAGGCTGACCATTTACAAATTGCATCAGAAGGCCGGACTTCGGCTCTTGCTCGGTTGGGGAATTCGGTTTCGGATGGAGGGTCAAGAAGGGGAAGGTTTGGTGTTGATGAATTTAGCAGCAACACAAGGAATCATTTCAAGGGAAAGAGGAGAAATGGGGCTGGATCATATCGGGGTGGTTATGGCTCGGATTGGGGACGAGACTATGGCAGGAGTGGTTCATTCTCGGATAGACATAGTAGGGCTTCCTCTGATAGGGAGGGTGATGAAGGTTCTGTTTCTGGACACCATGAGGAGCAGAAGCTCAGTAAAGATGCTGGTAATAATGCATTGCAACAAAACTCCAGTCCAAGCGAGTTGAGGCCCAAGAGTGAGGATGCAGTGGATTCGGAATCTAAATTGAACAAGGGCCAATACCCAGATGATGATATGAGTTCAAAACCAAGTTCTTCTGGACCTTGGAAAGATGGTCCAAATGAAACTGATGAAGTTGGTGAGGAACCTGCCAAGGTATCGGATAAAGAGATGAAGGATCAAGATTGTGCCAACAATGAGGAAACTGAGAAACAAGGTGTTTCGGAGAACTTACTGATGCAGCTTGGTGCTGCAGAAGCTGAGGGTGAGGGTGATTCCTCAGGCAAGAATGGGACTGACTTGCTAACACTCTGCAAATTTGCCAAGGTGCCCACTAGAATCCGCTCATCATTGACGCATAGGGGTCCAAAGGTTGATGATCCACTTCCAAATACCCAAGAGGGGACCACCTCTGACGCTGGCGTCGAACACAAAGAACGTCAAGCTTTAGTTAAAAATGGTTCTGTTGATGTTTCTTTAGGTACCACACTATTAGATAAAACTCATTATGATAATTGTCTCAACCCTGAAACTTCTAAAGCTCAGTCCAGTCATTCTGCTGAAAATTTGGTAGAATCAGGTCCTGAATATGGTAGTATTGAGCAGGACAGATATGCAAGGTCCCAGTCTTTGCCAGGTAGAGCTTTTGTAAATGTGCAAGAATCAACTCAGGGACCTGTAGGGCTTAGGAGTTCCAGCTTTGTAGTTAAGGAAAGGGGTGAGAAAAGGGTTTTGGAAGAACATGATCAGCTGGAGGAAGCCAAAAAACCAAGACAATGGCTTCCTTACATGGTTACAGAGGCAGATGATTGTTTTGGGCTTTCAAACTTGAGTGAAAAGAAAGTAAATTCACTGGAAGAAAACGGTTCTGGTGAGAAATTGATTATAGCTGTTGATCAGGAGAGCTCGGTGATGAATGAATCCCAATCCCAAAAAGATGGAGGTGAAGCCTGCATCGAGTTCGTGCCAGAAAAGAAGCCTTTTCAGAATTCATTCAAGATCTGCGACCTTAATCTCATGCAGGTTTGTGATGCACATGAGAATCGTGATACTGATCCTATAATAGATTATCGGGCTAATTCtggaatgaagaaaaaagtaGCTCCTGTTGATGTTGACTTATCAATGAATAACTCCAATGTGTCTGGTGAGAACAGTAGACACACTGTCGATGTTAAAGAGATTGAAGTCATTGATTTAGAAAATGACTCTATCCAAGAAAACAAAGCCTTCAATGATGCAGAAAGAAA GCCACAGACTGAATTTACTCCTCTGGAGGGCTTTCCTAACCATGCACAGAATACTAGTGATATCCCTGATGTTCAAGATGGTTATGGACTTATGATCTCGGAATTGCTGGGAAACGATTTCCCAAATTGTTCTTCAGTACCAGAGGATCTTAATTCAATGCATAACGAAATTGGCCTTCATAATGGAGAG GAGACTCTTGCCGACGATGATGCAATATATATGGCTCTTGGAGAAATACCATTAAGTATGCCACATTTTTAA
- the LOC18773564 gene encoding uncharacterized protein At4g26450 isoform X1, with amino-acid sequence MHARHRNPGNGYRSNSMGMGMGMAPNSRISPETSLRGHSFYSSEHRNFNRGFGRPKSFQPPPAPPPPPPAPPRKGDIFMEAGRLAAEYLVSQGLLPPNALSAKWQNTSLKKQVGEFQEADHLQIASEGRTSALARLGNSVSDGGSRRGRFGVDEFSSNTRNHFKGKRRNGAGSYRGGYGSDWGRDYGRSGSFSDRHSRASSDREGDEGSVSGHHEEQKLSKDAGNNALQQNSSPSELRPKSEDAVDSESKLNKGQYPDDDMSSKPSSSGPWKDGPNETDEVGEEPAKVSDKEMKDQDCANNEETEKQGVSENLLMQLGAAEAEGEGDSSGKNGTDLLTLCKFAKVPTRIRSSLTHRGPKVDDPLPNTQEGTTSDAGVEHKERQALVKNGSVDVSLGTTLLDKTHYDNCLNPETSKAQSSHSAENLVESGPEYGSIEQDRYARSQSLPGRAFVNVQESTQGPVGLRSSSFVVKERGEKRVLEEHDQLEEAKKPRQWLPYMVTEADDCFGLSNLSEKKVNSLEENGSGEKLIIAVDQESSVMNESQSQKDGGEACIEFVPEKKPFQNSFKICDLNLMQVCDAHENRDTDPIIDYRANSGMKKKVAPVDVDLSMNNSNVSGENSRHTVDVKEIEVIDLENDSIQENKAFNDAERKPQTEFTPLEGFPNHAQNTSDIPDVQDGYGLMISELLGNDFPNCSSVPEDLNSMHNEIGLHNGEETLADDDAIYMALGEIPLTFLRPWEQPTPQEYEKPF; translated from the exons ATGCATGCCCGGCATCGCAATCCTGGAAATGGGTACAGGTCCAATTCCATGGGTATGGGGATGGGCATGGCTCCCAATTCTCGGATCTCCCCAGAGACTTCTCTGAGGGGCCATAGCTTTTACAGCTCCGAACACCGAAACTTCAATCGCGGTTTTGGCCGCCCCAAATCTTTCCAGCCACCTCCAGCTCCGCCGCCTCCGCCTCCAGCTCCGCCCCGCAAAGGCGACATCTTTATGGAAGCGGGGCGCCTTGCCGCTGAGTATTTGGTATCTCAGGGGCTGCTGCCTCCGAATGCCCTCTCCGCCAAATGGCAGAACACTAGTTTAAAGAAGCAAGTGGGGGAGTTTCAGGAGGCTGACCATTTACAAATTGCATCAGAAGGCCGGACTTCGGCTCTTGCTCGGTTGGGGAATTCGGTTTCGGATGGAGGGTCAAGAAGGGGAAGGTTTGGTGTTGATGAATTTAGCAGCAACACAAGGAATCATTTCAAGGGAAAGAGGAGAAATGGGGCTGGATCATATCGGGGTGGTTATGGCTCGGATTGGGGACGAGACTATGGCAGGAGTGGTTCATTCTCGGATAGACATAGTAGGGCTTCCTCTGATAGGGAGGGTGATGAAGGTTCTGTTTCTGGACACCATGAGGAGCAGAAGCTCAGTAAAGATGCTGGTAATAATGCATTGCAACAAAACTCCAGTCCAAGCGAGTTGAGGCCCAAGAGTGAGGATGCAGTGGATTCGGAATCTAAATTGAACAAGGGCCAATACCCAGATGATGATATGAGTTCAAAACCAAGTTCTTCTGGACCTTGGAAAGATGGTCCAAATGAAACTGATGAAGTTGGTGAGGAACCTGCCAAGGTATCGGATAAAGAGATGAAGGATCAAGATTGTGCCAACAATGAGGAAACTGAGAAACAAGGTGTTTCGGAGAACTTACTGATGCAGCTTGGTGCTGCAGAAGCTGAGGGTGAGGGTGATTCCTCAGGCAAGAATGGGACTGACTTGCTAACACTCTGCAAATTTGCCAAGGTGCCCACTAGAATCCGCTCATCATTGACGCATAGGGGTCCAAAGGTTGATGATCCACTTCCAAATACCCAAGAGGGGACCACCTCTGACGCTGGCGTCGAACACAAAGAACGTCAAGCTTTAGTTAAAAATGGTTCTGTTGATGTTTCTTTAGGTACCACACTATTAGATAAAACTCATTATGATAATTGTCTCAACCCTGAAACTTCTAAAGCTCAGTCCAGTCATTCTGCTGAAAATTTGGTAGAATCAGGTCCTGAATATGGTAGTATTGAGCAGGACAGATATGCAAGGTCCCAGTCTTTGCCAGGTAGAGCTTTTGTAAATGTGCAAGAATCAACTCAGGGACCTGTAGGGCTTAGGAGTTCCAGCTTTGTAGTTAAGGAAAGGGGTGAGAAAAGGGTTTTGGAAGAACATGATCAGCTGGAGGAAGCCAAAAAACCAAGACAATGGCTTCCTTACATGGTTACAGAGGCAGATGATTGTTTTGGGCTTTCAAACTTGAGTGAAAAGAAAGTAAATTCACTGGAAGAAAACGGTTCTGGTGAGAAATTGATTATAGCTGTTGATCAGGAGAGCTCGGTGATGAATGAATCCCAATCCCAAAAAGATGGAGGTGAAGCCTGCATCGAGTTCGTGCCAGAAAAGAAGCCTTTTCAGAATTCATTCAAGATCTGCGACCTTAATCTCATGCAGGTTTGTGATGCACATGAGAATCGTGATACTGATCCTATAATAGATTATCGGGCTAATTCtggaatgaagaaaaaagtaGCTCCTGTTGATGTTGACTTATCAATGAATAACTCCAATGTGTCTGGTGAGAACAGTAGACACACTGTCGATGTTAAAGAGATTGAAGTCATTGATTTAGAAAATGACTCTATCCAAGAAAACAAAGCCTTCAATGATGCAGAAAGAAA GCCACAGACTGAATTTACTCCTCTGGAGGGCTTTCCTAACCATGCACAGAATACTAGTGATATCCCTGATGTTCAAGATGGTTATGGACTTATGATCTCGGAATTGCTGGGAAACGATTTCCCAAATTGTTCTTCAGTACCAGAGGATCTTAATTCAATGCATAACGAAATTGGCCTTCATAATGGAGAG GAGACTCTTGCCGACGATGATGCAATATATATGGCTCTTGGAGAAATACCATTAA CCTTTTTGAGGCCCTGGGAGCAGCCAACCCCGCAGGAATATGAGAAGCCCTTTTGA